A stretch of DNA from Yoonia sp. BS5-3:
CGTCGCCGAAATCATGCACCATATTGGCATAAGACATGCCGTGGAACCCATAGCGCCGGATGCCTGCCTGATGCTGCGCCTCGGGGATGGCGTATCGGGTCGTAACCTCGCTGTTGCTGGCGTGAAAGGCTGTGTCAAAGCTGGCAAACTGCGGCAAGTCGGGGCGCTGGGCGGTCAGCGCATCGATGCCGGCCAGGTTCACCGGGTTGTGCAGGGGCGCAAGCGGGATGCAATCGCGGATCGCTTGCACCACATCGGGCGTCAGCCGCGCGGGGGCTGTCAGCTGCGCGCCGCCATGCACGACCCGATGAGCAGCGGCGCTGACATTGTCCATATCACGCCCGGCAGAGGCCAGCGCCGCCTGTATTTGCGTAAGCGCATCGGCGTGATCGTCTGAGGTTACTGTTGTGGCCACACCGTCCAGCTTTAAGGTGCCATTCCCGCCGATATTACTGATCGTTCCGTCCGCCAGACGCGTCAGGTCGGACCTGTAAAGGCTGACTTTCAAAGACGATGACCCAGCGTTGACGACAAAAATCATGCTGCAGCCGCCACAATAGCCCCAAGCGCGGCGGAACAGATGCGTGCCGGGGCCTGCTGGCTACGCGAGGTCAAGAGCAGCGGCACCTTCAGGCCCATGACAAGCCCGCCCGCGCAGCAGCCCATGCCCAGCACCATCATCTTGAACAGCGCATTGCCCGAGGTGATATTGGGCGCCAGCATGATGTCCGCATCGCCAGATACGTCCGAGGTATATTTCTTCACCTCAGCCGCGCGTTTGCTGAAAATCAGGTCCAGCGCCATGGGCCCTTGCACAGTGGCATTGGGCAATGCGGTCTTGGCCCATTCGGCGATTTCTGCCGCCTCGCCTGTGTTCGGGATTGAGGGGATTGGGTCCTCTGTCGGGGCCAGCAGCCCGGCTTTGACCTGTGTATCCCCAAGGATTTCGGCCAGCCGAACAGCGTGGGTCAGGCAGGCCTTGCGCGTGTCCACGGATGGGTTCACATTCAGCGCAGCATCGGTCAGCAAAAGTGGACGCTCAGACCCTGGTTTGGTGATGTGAAAGACATGCCCGCAGCGCGTTCCCTTCTCGCGTAGCCCAGCCTTGGATGGCAATAGCCCCTTTAGGAAGGTCGAAGTATGTAACTGGCCTTTCATGATACTGTCCGCCTCGCCATTCCGGGCCAGCTCTGCAGCCAGAGGGGCGGCTGTGTCATGGGGCGCGTTTTCAAGCCGGTAGGGGCTGATATCCCAGCCGATACGCTCTGCGCTGGCTTTGATCTTGGCCTTATCCCCGATCAGGATCGGGTTGGCGAGCCCTAATTCCGTCGCCTCACGCAGCCCGTTCAATGAGGTATCACTGCCTGCATTCACCAGCGCCACGCGGGGCGTTTTCAGCGCCTGCGCTTTGGTCAATAGCCCTGCGGGGCAATCTGCTGTGGTTTGGGCGAGGAAGGGGAAGGGTTCATTCATCTGCAAAGACCTTTCATGCGAATGCTGCCCGGATTAGGCCCGCCCCGGACAGGATCAGCAAGAGAAAAACCGCAAATCGACGAAAGGCGGCGGGCGGCGTGCTGAGAAACTGACGCCCGCCCAGCCAAACGCCAAGTCCCAGCAGCGGAAACGCCAAGGCTGCGCCGATGGCCGTCTCCCATGTGACCAAACCGCCCACCCACAGGAGCGGCAAGGTGATCAGATCGAGACCGGTAAGAAAAGCGATCATCGTGGCCCGGAATACTGCAGGGGGCATTGGTTGGGCGGCCATGAAAACGGCGACAGGCGCGCCGCCAACCCCGGCCCCGTTGCAGACTCCTGAAATTATACCCACGCCCAAATGCCCCGGTGCGTGGATCGCCCTTTGCAAGGTCCAGCCTGACAGCAAGACAAGCGACATGATCAGCACCAATGTGGAAACAATCAGCCGCACCATATCCTCGCCAACAGACAGGATGATGCCAACCGACAGGGGCAGCACAATGGCCGCGCCTGCCAGCATGGCCCCAACCCGGCGCCAGTCGATATCGGGCCGAATGCCGCGGGCTTGAAATATGGTCATCAGCATTTCGCACGCGAAGACCACGGGGATCAGCGGCAAGGGATTGGTGAAAATGGCGGCAAATGTGATGACAATGGCCGAAAATCCGAAGCCCGAGTAACCGCGCACAAATGCTGCCCCAATCAGGGCCAGCGCCAATGCTGCGGTTACGCCGGGGGTCAGATCGAAGGGCAAGCTTATTCAGCAGCCATGTCCGATTTGTTGATGCCCGCAACGCGGACGGGTTTCTTCATGGCATCGCGGCGGAACGGCTCGCCCAGTTCCTGGTTCAGGATAACTTCGATCAGGGTGGTTGTATTGTTTTCCATCTGGTCCTTGATCGCCTGATTAAGGATCTCAGTCAGCTCATCCATCGTCTTGGCCTGCACGCCTTTCAGCCCGCAGGCCTGCGCGATCCCGGCATAGGATACTTTCATATCCAATTCGGTCCCGACGAAGTTATCATCAAACCACAATGTAGAATTGCGCTTTTCTGCGCCCCATTGGTAATTTCTGAACACAATTTGGGTGATCGCAGGCCATTCCTCGCGGCCAATCGCCGTCAGCTCATTGACCGAGATGCCAAAGGCCCCGTCACCAGCAAAACCGATCACCGGCACATCTGGGCAGCCGATCTTGGCGCCGATGATGGAGG
This window harbors:
- a CDS encoding acetate kinase, with amino-acid sequence MIFVVNAGSSSLKVSLYRSDLTRLADGTISNIGGNGTLKLDGVATTVTSDDHADALTQIQAALASAGRDMDNVSAAAHRVVHGGAQLTAPARLTPDVVQAIRDCIPLAPLHNPVNLAGIDALTAQRPDLPQFASFDTAFHASNSEVTTRYAIPEAQHQAGIRRYGFHGMSYANMVHDFGDALPDRLLAFHLGNGASLCAIKAGKSLATSMGYSPLAGLTMGTRSGDIDGAAVLRIAAELGIEATDKLLNKQSGLKGLAGDNDMKALLERDDDAARLAVSHFCYWAARHAGSAIVAMGGIDAVAFTGGIGENAAPIRDRIMQHLGFLGDLPVHVIEADEEKQIARDALALMGGTA
- a CDS encoding phosphate acyltransferase — encoded protein: MNEPFPFLAQTTADCPAGLLTKAQALKTPRVALVNAGSDTSLNGLREATELGLANPILIGDKAKIKASAERIGWDISPYRLENAPHDTAAPLAAELARNGEADSIMKGQLHTSTFLKGLLPSKAGLREKGTRCGHVFHITKPGSERPLLLTDAALNVNPSVDTRKACLTHAVRLAEILGDTQVKAGLLAPTEDPIPSIPNTGEAAEIAEWAKTALPNATVQGPMALDLIFSKRAAEVKKYTSDVSGDADIMLAPNITSGNALFKMMVLGMGCCAGGLVMGLKVPLLLTSRSQQAPARICSAALGAIVAAAA
- a CDS encoding sulfite exporter TauE/SafE family protein, with translation MSLPFDLTPGVTAALALALIGAAFVRGYSGFGFSAIVITFAAIFTNPLPLIPVVFACEMLMTIFQARGIRPDIDWRRVGAMLAGAAIVLPLSVGIILSVGEDMVRLIVSTLVLIMSLVLLSGWTLQRAIHAPGHLGVGIISGVCNGAGVGGAPVAVFMAAQPMPPAVFRATMIAFLTGLDLITLPLLWVGGLVTWETAIGAALAFPLLGLGVWLGGRQFLSTPPAAFRRFAVFLLLILSGAGLIRAAFA